The following are encoded in a window of Arctopsyche grandis isolate Sample6627 chromosome 4, ASM5162203v2, whole genome shotgun sequence genomic DNA:
- the Tmem18 gene encoding transmembrane protein 18, giving the protein MLFNMESDFAEVTDINGLLTYLHSIDWADPLFLWLLSFHVIITLTSFNTRNYGNFQIFLFFILLLLVFFSESINEYASKNWTSLSRQQYFDSRGLFISMVFSIPILLNCMIMVGRWLYESTQIAESLRKAQLKKQLQRQSQLKAKEAQQ; this is encoded by the exons ATGCTATTCAACATGGAGTCTGATTtcgcagaagtgaccgatatTAATGGATTACTAACATATCTGCACAGC ATTGATTGGGCAGATCCATTATTTTTATGGCTTTTATCTTTCCATGTGATTATTACACTTACTAGTTTCAACACAAGAAATTATGgaaatttccaaatatttttattttttatattat TATTACTGGTATTTTTTTCTGAAAGTATTAACGAATACgcatcaaagaattggacatcacTTTCACGACAGCAATATTTTGATAGCAGAGGTCTTTTCATATCTATGGTATTTTCAATACCCATTCTATTAAACTGTATGATTATGGTG ggtCGTTGGTTATATGAATCGACACAAATCGCCGAAAGCTTACGAAAAGCACAGTTGAAGAAACAGTTACAAAGACAGAGTCAGCTAAAGGCAAAAGAGGCACAGCAATAA